The DNA sequence aaatataactaAGTAGGGTAATATGCGAGCAGAAAAatttttgcgacacattttCTGTGAATTTTGTGACACAAAAAAGCGATCTTGTcgcaaaaatattgcaaaaaaccGTCAGCAAACTTCAGCCCAGTTTTCCAACTCTTGTAAAATCGACAAATGATCCAAACTAAAACAGTAATACTATAATCATCACtaatttgaaacaataatatataacataagtTGATTAATAGAACATTCATAACTcaaatcatcacaaatttactatatacactaaatgaaaccctaaaagcaaattcaaaagagaaaggggaggagagagaaagagaaagagatagagagatagagagacaTACCAACTTAAATCACCAAGAATAAGGTTTTGGAGGCTCTAATACCTCAAGAAATCTAAAAACttgtgaagaaaatgaagaagagtaAAGGTTAAGGGCTTGGAGGACTTCTCTTGCATTTTCCCATAAACCAAAACTTACCTTTTTGAATgggagaaatattttttttatttttaaaatttgcgACGCATTTTGCGACAATAATTTATCGTTGCAACTGATGTGTCGCAAACCAATTTCATATGCGACAAATTTGGCGACACAGTTTGCGATGCCAAAaaatcgttgcaaataatgtgtcgcaattTATGTCGCAAACCAATTGCATGCTAAGTGTCAACATTTGCGATAACGTTTGCGACACCAATagatcgttgcaaataatgtgttgCAACCGGTGTCGCAACCTGTGTCTTAAACCATTACATGGTAGGTACAAAACTTTTGCGACAAAATTGGCGACATTTTTGCATGGTCATTTTTTTGCGACGTAATTTGGTTGAATTTGCaacgttttatttttttgtcacaaatggttgcaatttgtgtcgcaaatctgcgacacatttatgtgtcgcaaatatatgtgtcgcaaataccattttttcttgtagtgttcaGCGATTAAGTCTGTACataaatcatgaaataaattCAGATCTGTTGATTAATTTGAGTGAAAAGTGAAAACTCTCTTAGATCTCTAGATCTATTATGCagtgttatatattttataaagacGTGTTAAAGGGGTAAGCGTTCAAATTTATCCAAAGGTTGGCCAAGCATTCTCAAGCAAACTATTTTTGCATCCACAGAGATTATATGATTTGCCCAATCTTTATCAtttcctattttattttgtcaattttttctttttttttttaatatgcacCGTAAAAGTTGctttctatcattttttttcaaataaataatttggataattttgtttagtaaataaaaaaaatagatttatctgaatttatatttcacaaaaatcaataatcaTAATTTTGCTAAGAATCAATTTATGGATCAAATATAGTTAACATAACTTTAAATTTTgtacagaatttttttttttatatataaaatcgtTAAACCACAAATGCATTAAAGAAAAACGACATAGTACAAATCAACAACACACAAGACAAAGCAAACAACagtaaacaacaagaacaaaataaaaccaTTGCGGCGTCCATTAAAATGTAATACAGACAAAATAGAAACAACACCACGAATCGTGGCCTGAAGATagaagaagacaaaaaagtgaaaaaaccTAAGCCGAGGAAAGAGCGGGTGAAAACTGTTAGAAAAAGGCCTCTTACTTAGCAAAAGAGTAACAAAAGGTAGAAAGAACTAGTCGGTGGCATGATCGTAGTTATCAACAGGGTTGCGCTTTTCGCTTTGGCCCTGAGAATAAGATATAACATCTAACTATAGTAACTGCAGCAGAAGGCTCCTCGAGTTTTTGCCTCTTCGTAATAGGAACTGGATCcatcaataaaagaaacatatggTAAATTTTAAGAAGCACTGAAAGATAATGACAAAGAAACGGAATTGAAAATACATTCATTTCTTCCCACTAAATTAACCAAATAATTGCCCACGGATTTTTAAGCCCTGCTTTGTTGATATTAAGTTCAAAAAGGTCAAACGTCAACCCTCtacaaaccaaacccaaacccaacTCCAGCGTTCCAAGATTCCCCAAAACCCACCCGAACCAAACCCATGCTTCTTCTCCGCTTCTCTCCTCGATCCATCCTCACACCTCGCCGGCGCCGTCTCCTCTCCTCCTCCGGCCACCGTCCCCCACCTCCCACcgaagaagacgaagacgaagacgaagacgatcCCCACCCCTCCTCCCGTCGCCGTCAATCCCTCCTCTCCGATGCCGATCAAATCATCTCCATCCTCAAACAAGACGGTCTCGGCTTCGAAGCCCGCACCGCCCTCAACGATCTCCATCCAAATCTCACCGCCGCCCTCGTTCACCTCGTCCTCCGCCGCATCCACTCCTCCATGACCACCGCCAACAAATCCCGATCCGCCAAACTCGCCTTCAAATTCTTCGCTTGGGCTTCCGATCAACCCCACTACTCCCACCCCACCCACATCTACAATCTCACCATGAAGATCTTCTCCGACGCCGACGAGCTCAAGAACATGTTCAAACTCCTCAACGAGATGACCATCAGAGGCCTCCCCATCACCGCTCACACTCTCCAAATCATCATCTGCTCTTGCGGCCAAGCCGGCCTCGCCCGCAACGTCGTCGAGCGTTTCATCCGTTCCAATAACTTCAATTTCCGGCCTTTCAAGTCCTCCTTTCAACGCCATCCTCCATTCCCTTCTCACCATCGATCAATTCCGTTTGATCGAATGGGTTCACCAGCAAATGCTCGCCGCCGACCACTCCCCGGACACTCTCACCTACAACATCCTCATGTTCGCCAAGCTAAAGCTCGGAAAACCCACCGAATTCTACAACCTCATTACCGAGATGGCTCACCGTGGCATCCCTCCCGACCTCCACACCTACAACCTCATCCTCCACGTCCTCGGCAAAGGCGACAATCCCGCAGGCGCAACCAAAGCTCCTGAACAACATGGAAGCAGACGGTTGCCGTCCCAGTGTCCTCCACTTCACCAACCTCATCGACGGCCTCAGCCGCGCCGGAAATTTACGAGCTTGTGAGCACTTCTTCGACGAGATGAAGAAGAACCACTGCGAACCAGATGTAGTTTGCTACACAGTGATGATCAATGGGTACCTCGTCGCCGGCGAGTTTGGGAAAGCACAGGAGTTGTTCGATGAAATGCTTGTGAGAGGGCATTTGCCGAATGTTTTCACTTATAATTCGATGATTCGTGGGCTTTGTGTTGCCGAGAAGTTTGATGAAGCTTGTGCGATGCTTAAAGAGATGGATGCGCGAGGATGCACTCCGAATTTCTCGGTTTATAGTACTTTGGTTGGGAGATTGAGGCGTGCTGGCAGGGTTGCTCAGGCTCGTGCTGTCATTGGGTATATGGTTGATAAGGGACATTATTTGCACCTTGTTTCCAAGTTTAAGGGATACAGGAGATGCTAGCGTGCACGGGCCGAAAACTAATCACTCTAGCTCGTGCGTTTTCACCTGATGACATAGAGTTAGGGTTGTAGGACTGTAAACTTATACTCACAACtgagtattttttattatcactgTGTCTTATAGGATTTGAACTTGGAGTTTTTAAATCCTCACATATGTCGCAGTGGGGTTAATACTGTTATTCAGGCTCGAGCTGTCATTGGGTATATGGGTTGATCAGGGATATTATTTGCACCTTGTTTCTAAGTTTAAGGGATACACTAGATGTTAGCATGCAGAGCCTAAAAATTGATCGTCTAGTGACACAGTGTTCAGATTGTAGGATTGTAAACTTACATTTGAAAACTGAGAATTTTTTACTATCATATTACTTGAATTCTGAGTTTTTAAATCAACACATTTCACGCTGGGATTAATACGGTTGGATTATGAACAATTTcataa is a window from the Dioscorea cayenensis subsp. rotundata cultivar TDr96_F1 chromosome 2, TDr96_F1_v2_PseudoChromosome.rev07_lg8_w22 25.fasta, whole genome shotgun sequence genome containing:
- the LOC120269175 gene encoding LOW QUALITY PROTEIN: pentatricopeptide repeat-containing protein At1g55630-like (The sequence of the model RefSeq protein was modified relative to this genomic sequence to represent the inferred CDS: deleted 2 bases in 2 codons) — protein: MLLLRFSPRSILTPRRRRLLSSSGHRPPPPTEEDEDEDEDDPHPSSRRRQSLLSDADQIISILKQDGLGFEARTALNDLHPNLTAALVHLVLRRIHSSMTTANKSRSAKLAFKFFAWASDQPHYSHPTHIYNLTMKIFSDADELKNMFKLLNEMTIRGLPITAHTLQIIICSCGQAGLARNVVERFIRSNNFNFRPFKSSFNAILHSLLTIDQFRLIEWVHQQMLAADHSPDTLTYNILMFAKLKLGKPTEFYNLITEMAHRGIPPDLHTYNLILHVLGKGDNPAGATKLLNNMEADGCRPSVLHFTNLIDGLSRAGNLRACEHFFDEMKKNHCEPDVVCYTVMINGYLVAGEFGKAQELFDEMLVRGHLPNVFTYNSMIRGLCVAEKFDEACAMLKEMDARGCTPNFSVYSTLVGRLRRAGRVAQARAVIGYMVDKGHYLHLVSKFKGYRRC